The following are encoded together in the Weissella soli genome:
- a CDS encoding peptidylprolyl isomerase codes for MKKDNGLFIGLGALVLVVGLIAAALLTTSSNDAATTSSSSSAESTTSTRQTESKAKLDKEPLPQLSTTVADDESEVILHTTAGDVTIKLFNTYAPLAVKNFIVHAKAGYYDNTTFHRVVKDFMIQGGDPQSAKNPDADTVGSGGKSIYAPGQSNADKSIDSGTGFKNEISYSLYNIRGSLAMANAGTDTNGSQFFINQNSDDVQSQISKKVYPSKIYTIYKQGGNPSLDGSYTVFGQVIKGMTVVDKIASAKVKTNASGEKSKPTSPVKVTSITVVKEAE; via the coding sequence ATGAAGAAAGATAATGGACTATTTATTGGTCTCGGCGCCCTTGTTTTGGTCGTCGGATTGATCGCAGCTGCCCTATTGACGACCTCGTCAAATGACGCAGCCACAACCTCATCAAGTTCGTCAGCAGAATCGACAACTTCAACGCGGCAAACGGAAAGTAAGGCCAAGTTGGACAAGGAGCCGTTGCCACAACTTTCGACAACGGTGGCTGATGATGAATCTGAGGTCATTTTGCATACGACGGCCGGCGATGTCACGATTAAGTTGTTTAACACCTACGCCCCTTTAGCTGTTAAGAATTTTATTGTTCATGCTAAGGCGGGGTACTATGACAATACGACTTTCCATCGTGTCGTCAAGGATTTCATGATACAAGGTGGGGATCCACAGTCAGCCAAGAATCCAGATGCTGACACAGTTGGTTCAGGTGGTAAGTCAATTTATGCACCGGGTCAATCAAACGCTGATAAGTCAATTGACTCAGGTACTGGTTTCAAGAATGAAATTAGCTATAGTTTGTATAATATTCGCGGTTCATTGGCCATGGCTAATGCCGGGACTGATACAAATGGCTCACAATTCTTTATTAACCAGAATAGTGATGACGTACAATCACAAATTAGTAAGAAAGTTTATCCATCAAAAATTTATACGATCTACAAGCAGGGTGGTAACCCAAGCCTTGATGGTAGTTACACGGTCTTTGGCCAAGTGATTAAGGGCATGACTGTCGTTGATAAGATCGCATCGGCAAAGGTGAAAACAAATGCCAGTGGCGAAAAGTCAAAACCAACGTCACCAGTAAAGGTTACCTCAATTACAGTCGTCAAAGAAGCGGAATAA
- a CDS encoding co-chaperone GroES produces MLKPLGDRVVIKVQEAEEQVVGGIVLASNAQEKSVEGTVVAVSTQTIGDFNAPTAVKEGDKIVFDKFAGSAVKIDGEDYLVLHEKDIIGVLA; encoded by the coding sequence ATGTTGAAGCCTTTAGGAGATCGAGTAGTGATCAAGGTTCAAGAAGCGGAAGAGCAAGTAGTTGGGGGTATCGTCTTAGCTTCAAATGCGCAAGAAAAGTCAGTTGAAGGTACAGTGGTTGCCGTTTCAACACAAACAATTGGTGATTTCAATGCACCAACTGCTGTTAAGGAAGGCGACAAGATTGTTTTCGACAAGTTTGCCGGGAGCGCAGTGAAGATTGATGGTGAAGACTACCTGGTTCTGCATGAAAAGGACATCATTGGTGTACTTGCCTAA
- the groL gene encoding chaperonin GroEL (60 kDa chaperone family; promotes refolding of misfolded polypeptides especially under stressful conditions; forms two stacked rings of heptamers to form a barrel-shaped 14mer; ends can be capped by GroES; misfolded proteins enter the barrel where they are refolded when GroES binds) codes for MAKELKFSEDARSKMQAGVDKLANTVKTTIGPKGRNVVIEQSFGAPTITNDGVTIAKSIELEDHFEDMGAKLVAEVATKTNDIAGDGTTTATVLTQAIINEGLKNITAGANPVGVRRGIEKATNAAVDALHDMSKTVSTKEEIAQVASISAADEEVGALIAEAMDRVGNDGVITIEESKGIETTLDVVEGMQFDRGWMSQYMVSDTDKMEANLDNPYILITDKKIGNIQEILPVLQQVVEQGRAMLIIADDITGEALPTLVLNKMRGTFNVVSVKAPGFGDRRKAQLEDLAILTGGQVITDDLGLALKDVTLAQLGQAAKVTVSKDNTTIVEGAGSSDAIAERVAQIKAQIAETTSDFDREKLQERLAKLAGGVAVIKVGAATETELKERKYRIEDALNATRAAVEEGFVAGGGTALVNVIPAVAALSETGDVQTGINIVKRALEEPVRQIAENAGLEGSVVVNKLKEQVPGFGYNAATDEWVDMIAAGIVDPTKVTRSALQNAASVSALLLTTEAIVAELPKDDAAPAMPQGGMPGMM; via the coding sequence ATGGCAAAAGAGTTGAAGTTTTCAGAAGACGCACGTTCAAAGATGCAAGCTGGGGTGGATAAGCTTGCTAACACAGTTAAGACGACTATCGGTCCTAAAGGCCGTAACGTTGTGATTGAGCAATCATTTGGCGCACCAACCATCACTAATGATGGGGTGACGATTGCTAAGTCAATTGAGTTGGAAGACCATTTTGAAGATATGGGTGCCAAGTTGGTTGCTGAAGTGGCCACCAAAACTAATGACATCGCTGGTGATGGTACAACTACAGCGACTGTTTTGACACAAGCCATCATTAATGAAGGTTTGAAGAATATTACCGCTGGTGCTAATCCAGTTGGTGTCCGTCGGGGAATCGAAAAGGCAACCAATGCAGCTGTTGACGCATTGCATGACATGTCAAAGACAGTGTCAACAAAGGAAGAAATCGCCCAAGTTGCCTCAATTTCAGCGGCTGACGAAGAAGTCGGGGCATTGATTGCCGAGGCCATGGATCGTGTTGGTAATGATGGCGTGATCACCATTGAAGAGTCAAAGGGTATTGAGACAACGCTTGATGTTGTTGAAGGTATGCAATTTGATCGTGGTTGGATGTCACAATACATGGTTTCAGACACGGATAAGATGGAAGCCAACTTGGACAACCCTTACATTTTGATCACGGATAAGAAGATTGGTAATATCCAAGAAATTTTGCCAGTGTTGCAACAAGTTGTTGAGCAAGGCCGGGCAATGTTGATTATCGCTGATGATATCACTGGCGAAGCTTTGCCAACCTTGGTCTTGAACAAAATGCGTGGTACCTTTAATGTCGTTTCAGTGAAGGCCCCTGGCTTTGGTGATCGTCGTAAGGCACAATTGGAAGATTTGGCTATCTTGACGGGTGGTCAAGTGATTACAGATGATCTTGGCTTGGCCTTGAAGGATGTGACCTTGGCACAACTAGGACAAGCTGCTAAGGTGACTGTTTCAAAGGACAATACGACGATTGTTGAAGGTGCTGGTAGTTCAGATGCTATCGCAGAGCGTGTTGCCCAAATCAAGGCCCAAATTGCCGAAACAACTTCTGATTTTGATCGTGAGAAGTTACAAGAGCGTTTGGCTAAGTTAGCTGGTGGTGTGGCAGTCATTAAAGTTGGTGCTGCTACCGAAACTGAGCTAAAAGAGCGTAAGTATCGCATTGAAGACGCTTTGAACGCCACTCGTGCGGCGGTCGAAGAAGGGTTCGTTGCTGGTGGTGGTACTGCCCTGGTTAACGTTATTCCAGCCGTTGCTGCCTTGTCAGAGACGGGGGATGTGCAAACAGGTATTAACATTGTTAAGCGCGCCTTAGAAGAACCAGTTCGTCAAATCGCTGAAAATGCTGGTTTGGAAGGTTCTGTGGTTGTTAACAAATTGAAGGAGCAAGTACCAGGCTTTGGATACAACGCGGCAACGGACGAGTGGGTTGATATGATTGCGGCCGGAATTGTGGACCCAACCAAGGTTACCCGTTCAGCTTTGCAAAACGCGGCTTCTGTTTCAGCCTTGTTGTTGACGACTGAAGCCATCGTGGCTGAATTGCCAAAGGATGATGCTGCTCCTGCTATGCCACAAGGTGGTATGCCAGGTATGATGTAA
- a CDS encoding cold-shock protein: MEQGTVKWFDSEKGFGFISREAGDDVFVHFSAIQGDGFKALEEGQAVSFEVENGNRGLQAANVTKL; encoded by the coding sequence ATGGAACAAGGAACAGTAAAGTGGTTTGATTCAGAAAAGGGATTTGGTTTCATTTCTCGCGAAGCTGGTGACGATGTATTCGTTCACTTCTCAGCTATTCAAGGAGACGGCTTCAAGGCTCTTGAAGAAGGTCAAGCTGTATCATTTGAAGTTGAAAACGGTAACCGTGGCTTGCAAGCCGCTAACGTTACTAAGTTGTAA
- a CDS encoding AI-2E family transporter yields MFETLSKWWWTDKTQKYAALIVLILVAFLIRHSLSLVLFATIFGYLGVSGGRTIHKYTRLPYIAAVISFFVTLIAVFALIVSLIAPMFYKQGLYLYEAIVKGLVKYPQIEQLASSYMSKFNITGKVGDLVQTILRGSLSTLSEIFHATSEVVLALFLAFIFAMTFKSIRRFGNQFLSSDFPGFFKHSYLLLSKFAYILGQIFEVQIVIDVFNTTIMLIGFMIIGMPSPVVLGMLVFILGLVPVAGVLISMVPLTILAFSTGGLVMAVEVLLFVLLVHTFEAYFLHPKLMASRSELPIFVTFTTLIFMETFLGAWGLIVGVPLVSFFLDVLGVHRFSGQTETFED; encoded by the coding sequence ATGTTTGAAACACTTTCTAAGTGGTGGTGGACTGATAAAACACAAAAGTATGCAGCGTTAATTGTGCTCATACTGGTGGCGTTTCTCATCCGGCACTCGTTATCATTGGTCTTATTTGCCACGATTTTTGGTTATCTGGGAGTGAGCGGGGGGCGCACGATTCATAAGTACACTAGATTGCCCTATATCGCGGCCGTGATTAGTTTTTTCGTGACGCTAATTGCTGTTTTTGCACTGATTGTCTCTTTGATTGCGCCAATGTTTTATAAACAGGGGTTATATCTATATGAGGCCATTGTGAAGGGCCTCGTGAAGTATCCGCAAATTGAACAGCTTGCTTCTAGTTATATGAGTAAATTTAATATTACTGGTAAAGTCGGCGATCTGGTGCAAACCATTTTGCGGGGGTCGTTGAGTACTCTATCAGAAATTTTCCATGCGACTTCAGAAGTGGTCCTCGCCTTGTTCTTGGCTTTTATTTTCGCCATGACATTTAAATCAATTCGTCGCTTTGGCAACCAGTTTTTATCATCAGATTTTCCAGGTTTTTTCAAACATAGCTACCTGTTATTGAGCAAATTTGCCTACATTTTAGGCCAAATTTTTGAAGTTCAGATTGTGATTGACGTTTTCAACACCACTATTATGTTAATTGGTTTCATGATTATCGGGATGCCCTCACCCGTGGTCCTCGGGATGCTGGTCTTTATCCTAGGCTTAGTGCCGGTTGCCGGTGTGTTAATCTCAATGGTGCCATTAACAATTTTGGCCTTTTCAACGGGGGGCCTGGTGATGGCGGTTGAGGTCCTGCTGTTCGTCTTGCTCGTGCATACTTTTGAAGCATACTTCTTACACCCAAAGTTGATGGCATCGCGTTCGGAATTACCAATCTTTGTGACCTTCACGACGTTGATCTTCATGGAGACCTTCCTAGGTGCCTGGGGGTTGATCGTTGGGGTGCCGCTAGTTTCATTCTTCTTGGATGTCCTAGGCGTGCATAGATTTTCTGGCCAAACTGAAACATTTGAAGACTAA
- a CDS encoding cytosine permease: MKHKQFGKVTAVPMAERAMTNWDMFATWIGANANNGTWYIGGVIAAAGMLTASTTLIITGVLSYILLALASYMGYKTGLPAMVLTRASFGLRGSFIPSIINLVQFIGWAAANTFIAAISISVIFKDLFGWAVYGSKGGNFGLILGIVIMSILHLISISLGEKSVRMIERVGIILVFIFVIWETVVVLKTVSLQDIMQWHAPAKVAMTSGAAVDVLAAFNLAWVTAAADFSRFTPKKQAATTLSFLGANIGLFWFTFVGLMATIATAITLNAFDPNNSDPSTIASKLGLGSLALVVIIITSTTANAVNLMAAGSALTNMFHKLRLTPALWLVTIGATIVSFIPLVVASFLDSFIVFLDAIGMFLGPEIAVFLVDFFLVRKGAYVFDEFTKIDGAYWYNKGVNWVAIIAWVLGVSLYFGLKKISFIADTIGATFVSMALTAAIYYVAAQFIMNSKRGTQV, from the coding sequence ATGAAACATAAGCAATTCGGTAAGGTAACAGCCGTGCCAATGGCCGAGCGCGCCATGACTAACTGGGACATGTTTGCCACATGGATCGGTGCCAATGCGAATAATGGTACCTGGTATATTGGCGGAGTGATCGCGGCAGCGGGGATGTTGACGGCATCGACAACCCTAATTATCACCGGCGTGTTGTCATACATCCTCTTGGCCTTGGCATCCTATATGGGTTATAAAACCGGGTTACCAGCGATGGTGTTGACCCGGGCATCCTTTGGGTTGCGGGGGTCATTTATTCCATCGATCATCAACTTGGTGCAGTTCATCGGTTGGGCGGCCGCTAATACATTTATCGCGGCCATCTCGATTTCGGTGATTTTTAAGGACCTCTTTGGTTGGGCCGTCTATGGCTCAAAAGGCGGGAACTTCGGCTTAATTTTGGGGATTGTCATCATGTCGATCCTGCATCTGATCAGTATTTCTTTGGGTGAAAAATCAGTCCGGATGATTGAACGTGTCGGTATTATTTTAGTTTTTATTTTTGTAATTTGGGAAACGGTGGTGGTGTTGAAGACCGTCTCGCTACAGGACATCATGCAATGGCATGCGCCTGCCAAAGTTGCAATGACGAGTGGTGCCGCGGTTGACGTTTTGGCCGCGTTCAATTTAGCGTGGGTCACCGCAGCCGCCGATTTTTCACGGTTTACACCGAAGAAGCAGGCAGCGACGACCCTGTCATTTCTGGGTGCGAATATCGGGTTGTTCTGGTTCACTTTTGTGGGCTTGATGGCGACCATCGCGACCGCAATTACATTGAACGCATTTGATCCAAATAATTCGGACCCCTCAACCATTGCCTCAAAGTTAGGTCTAGGCAGTCTGGCGTTGGTGGTGATCATCATTACATCAACGACGGCCAATGCGGTGAATTTGATGGCGGCCGGCTCTGCGTTAACAAATATGTTCCACAAGCTACGACTGACACCAGCTTTGTGGCTGGTCACTATTGGCGCTACCATCGTCTCATTTATCCCCTTAGTGGTCGCTTCATTCTTAGATTCATTTATTGTCTTTCTCGATGCGATTGGCATGTTTTTGGGCCCTGAAATTGCCGTATTCTTGGTGGACTTCTTCCTGGTGCGCAAGGGTGCATATGTTTTTGATGAATTTACCAAGATTGACGGAGCGTATTGGTATAATAAGGGTGTGAACTGGGTCGCCATCATTGCCTGGGTGCTTGGTGTCAGCTTGTACTTTGGTTTGAAGAAAATTAGTTTCATTGCGGATACGATCGGCGCCACTTTTGTATCCATGGCTTTGACGGCAGCGATTTATTATGTGGCTGCCCAGTTCATCATGAACAGCAAGCGTGGCACCCAGGTCTGA
- a CDS encoding amino acid ABC transporter substrate-binding protein/permease, with protein MRKWLVSLLVIASAIFGMLVGFEQANAASKPHYTITTDSTYPPFEFQSKNGKYIGIDMDMLKAIAKKEGFTYTLKPMSFNAGVQAVQAGQVDGILAGMTITDERKQTFDFSEPYYKTGVVVAISAKDKTVKSLKDLKGKTVALKTGTAGATYAESIQKKYGFKATYYNDSNIMYNAVITGNAVAAFEDQPVMLYAIKQGTALKIISKQVANGGWYGFGVKKGSQAALLKSFNAGYKKIVADGTYDKIVNKYLGDTGVNYKEVKADSSRDDSTSFVSIFNENRSALLNGLIKTIELTVLGVVLASIWGILLGVMGVVPSKFIQGLSATIIYIFRGLPMLVLAFFIYIGIPNVTGQRIPAFTAGIITLILNEGAYIGAFVRGGFMSVDPGQMEAARSLGMPYGKAMRKVVMPQGIRLMIPSFINQFIITLKDTSLLSAIGIIELTQTGTLIIARNLQGFKVWLMVAALYLIVITLLTWLSNWVEKRLK; from the coding sequence ATGCGTAAATGGCTAGTAAGTCTGTTAGTAATCGCGTCGGCTATATTTGGAATGCTGGTGGGGTTTGAACAGGCAAATGCGGCAAGCAAACCACACTACACGATTACGACGGATTCAACTTACCCACCTTTTGAGTTCCAATCAAAGAATGGGAAGTACATCGGAATCGACATGGATATGTTAAAGGCCATCGCCAAGAAAGAAGGCTTCACCTATACATTGAAGCCAATGAGCTTCAATGCCGGTGTTCAGGCGGTCCAAGCTGGTCAAGTAGATGGAATTCTAGCCGGAATGACAATCACTGACGAACGTAAGCAGACGTTTGATTTCAGTGAACCATACTACAAGACGGGGGTTGTCGTCGCAATTTCTGCTAAAGACAAGACGGTGAAGTCTTTGAAGGATTTGAAGGGGAAGACGGTTGCATTGAAGACCGGAACCGCCGGAGCAACATATGCCGAATCCATTCAAAAGAAGTATGGCTTTAAAGCAACTTATTATAATGATTCAAATATTATGTATAACGCGGTCATCACAGGTAACGCGGTTGCTGCGTTTGAAGATCAACCAGTGATGTTATACGCCATTAAGCAAGGAACGGCTTTGAAGATTATTTCAAAGCAGGTTGCCAATGGTGGTTGGTATGGGTTTGGTGTCAAGAAGGGCTCACAAGCTGCGCTACTAAAGTCATTTAATGCAGGCTATAAGAAGATCGTTGCCGATGGTACTTATGACAAAATCGTCAACAAGTATCTCGGAGATACTGGGGTTAACTACAAAGAAGTTAAGGCTGATTCATCACGGGATGACAGCACAAGCTTTGTATCAATCTTCAATGAAAACCGCAGTGCTTTGCTGAATGGTTTGATTAAGACGATTGAGCTAACCGTCCTTGGTGTTGTCTTGGCTTCAATTTGGGGAATCTTGCTAGGTGTCATGGGTGTGGTACCTTCAAAGTTCATTCAAGGTTTGTCAGCAACGATTATTTATATTTTCCGTGGCCTACCAATGTTGGTTTTGGCATTCTTCATTTATATCGGTATTCCTAATGTGACGGGACAACGTATCCCAGCGTTTACTGCTGGAATTATCACGTTGATTTTGAATGAAGGAGCCTATATTGGAGCCTTTGTTCGCGGTGGCTTTATGTCAGTCGATCCTGGTCAAATGGAAGCGGCGCGTTCGCTTGGTATGCCATATGGCAAGGCGATGCGTAAGGTCGTGATGCCACAAGGAATCCGCTTGATGATTCCAAGTTTCATTAACCAATTTATTATCACATTGAAGGACACCTCACTATTGTCAGCGATCGGAATTATCGAATTGACACAAACTGGAACCTTAATCATTGCCCGTAATCTACAAGGATTTAAGGTTTGGTTGATGGTGGCAGCTTTGTACCTCATCGTGATCACATTGTTGACATGGTTGTCTAACTGGGTAGAAAAGAGGCTGAAGTAA
- a CDS encoding amino acid ABC transporter ATP-binding protein: protein MAKIVEVTDLHKSYGDNEVLKGVSLSVEEGEVVVMIGPSGSGKSTFLRALNKLEEVDSGEIKIAGWDFKNPKNDINKTRMNIGMVFQHFNLFPHLTVLENLMLAPTELGKMSKEEAEATSRKLLERVGLVEKADVKPNTLSGGQKQRVAIARALAMNPNIMLFDEPTSALDPEMVGDVLAVMKELAQEGMTMIVVTHEMGFAKQVADRVVFFDNGLIREEGTPEAIFNQPKDPRTQEFLNKVLNV, encoded by the coding sequence ATGGCTAAAATTGTTGAAGTTACAGATTTACACAAGAGTTACGGGGATAATGAAGTCCTTAAGGGTGTCAGCCTGAGTGTTGAAGAAGGTGAAGTCGTTGTCATGATCGGGCCCTCAGGGTCTGGTAAGTCAACTTTCTTACGTGCTTTAAACAAGTTGGAAGAAGTTGATTCAGGTGAGATTAAGATTGCGGGTTGGGATTTTAAGAATCCTAAAAATGACATTAATAAGACGCGCATGAACATTGGTATGGTGTTCCAACACTTCAATTTGTTTCCGCATCTAACGGTATTGGAAAACTTGATGCTAGCGCCAACTGAACTTGGTAAGATGAGTAAGGAAGAGGCTGAAGCAACCTCACGTAAGCTCCTTGAGCGCGTTGGTTTGGTCGAGAAGGCCGATGTGAAGCCAAATACTTTGTCAGGTGGTCAAAAGCAACGTGTGGCGATTGCACGTGCTTTGGCGATGAATCCCAACATTATGTTGTTCGACGAACCAACGTCAGCCCTAGATCCAGAAATGGTGGGGGATGTTTTGGCAGTAATGAAGGAATTGGCACAAGAAGGCATGACGATGATCGTCGTTACGCACGAAATGGGCTTTGCTAAGCAAGTGGCTGATCGGGTGGTCTTCTTTGACAATGGTTTGATTCGTGAAGAAGGCACACCAGAAGCAATCTTTAATCAACCAAAAGACCCTCGGACCCAAGAGTTCTTGAACAAGGTCTTAAATGTCTAA
- a CDS encoding class A sortase, which produces MPNFTAISTQIELTHIFKTMLPVALGLFGLMTLWSIIWSYRLHHHWHLAIRRSLAHLVLAFAISLIGFQIWQTNIFNIAGTTQKQLQHYHYQKLQRTHTIYALTARQRIAKMVMRNAANGYHKQGFVAIPTRSILLPIYDDAYSVAGLNQGANYANRSADDPNGTNMPVMGQGNYGLAAHNFNDGHTGFSALQKNRSQNAPYLQNGQPGSSDWLQGQKVYLANGTHIYTYTITGQDLVKPSDVSVLNATKHAKLTIISCLFPDTNYRIITHATLTKSATWANASDRTVGYFDLTNQATNAHAAWFNPGTEEGVNGDAGGTK; this is translated from the coding sequence ATGCCAAACTTCACCGCGATTTCAACGCAAATCGAATTAACCCACATCTTCAAAACCATGCTGCCAGTTGCCCTCGGCCTATTTGGGCTCATGACACTCTGGTCGATCATTTGGTCCTACCGGTTACATCACCACTGGCACCTCGCCATCAGGCGGTCCTTAGCGCATTTAGTGCTGGCATTTGCAATCAGCCTGATCGGTTTTCAAATCTGGCAAACCAATATCTTCAATATCGCCGGGACTACGCAAAAACAGCTACAGCACTATCACTATCAAAAATTACAACGCACGCACACAATATATGCGCTCACGGCCCGTCAACGCATTGCTAAAATGGTGATGCGCAACGCTGCCAACGGCTATCACAAGCAAGGTTTCGTTGCGATCCCAACCCGTTCAATTCTATTACCAATCTACGATGATGCGTACTCAGTGGCCGGTCTTAACCAAGGGGCAAACTACGCTAACCGCTCGGCTGATGATCCCAATGGCACTAACATGCCAGTCATGGGCCAGGGCAATTATGGATTAGCGGCCCATAATTTCAACGATGGCCACACTGGTTTTTCTGCCCTCCAAAAAAACCGGAGCCAAAACGCGCCCTACCTGCAAAACGGTCAACCCGGTTCATCTGATTGGCTGCAAGGCCAAAAGGTCTATCTCGCAAATGGCACGCATATCTACACCTACACCATTACGGGCCAAGACCTCGTCAAGCCAAGCGATGTCAGTGTATTGAACGCTACGAAACACGCTAAACTAACCATTATCAGCTGCTTGTTTCCTGATACCAATTATCGCATCATTACCCATGCGACCCTTACTAAGTCAGCGACTTGGGCCAACGCCAGCGACCGCACAGTTGGCTACTTCGATTTAACCAACCAAGCGACTAATGCGCATGCCGCTTGGTTTAATCCGGGTACTGAGGAAGGTGTCAACGGGGATGCCGGCGGTACCAAATAA
- the pta gene encoding phosphate acetyltransferase: protein MELFEQLSTRIKGQGKVLVFPEGEDARIQGAAVRLAASDLVKPILLGDQATIAATAAANHFDLSGVQVIDLTEYPQDAFDRMVNALVERRNGKTDAATAEKWLGDVNYFGTMMVYLGLADGLVSGAVHPTSDTVRPALQIIKTAQGSSRISGAFIMQRAEERYIFADAAINIDPDAATLAEIAIQSAHTAKTFGLEPQVAMLSFSTKGSAKAPQANKVIEATALAQQAAPTLAIDGELQFDAAFSKTVAAAKAPESSVAGHANVFVFPDLQSGNIGYKIAQRLGGFEAIGPILQGLAAPVADLSRGANEEDVYKVAIITAAQALEA from the coding sequence ATGGAACTCTTTGAACAATTAAGCACCCGTATTAAGGGGCAAGGTAAGGTTTTGGTATTCCCTGAAGGAGAAGATGCCCGGATCCAAGGAGCGGCGGTTCGTTTGGCAGCAAGTGACTTGGTCAAGCCAATTTTGCTTGGTGACCAGGCGACCATTGCGGCAACTGCAGCCGCCAATCACTTTGATTTGTCAGGTGTCCAAGTGATTGACTTAACCGAATATCCACAGGACGCGTTCGATCGCATGGTCAATGCATTAGTTGAACGTCGAAATGGTAAGACGGATGCCGCGACAGCAGAAAAGTGGTTAGGGGATGTGAACTACTTTGGTACGATGATGGTTTATCTTGGGTTGGCTGATGGATTAGTTTCCGGTGCTGTGCACCCAACGAGTGATACGGTGCGGCCGGCCTTACAGATCATTAAGACCGCTCAAGGATCATCACGTATTTCAGGTGCATTTATTATGCAACGCGCAGAAGAACGCTATATTTTTGCTGATGCGGCCATCAATATTGATCCGGATGCGGCAACGCTAGCAGAAATCGCGATTCAATCAGCACACACCGCGAAGACATTTGGTTTAGAACCACAAGTTGCCATGTTAAGCTTTTCAACGAAGGGTTCAGCTAAAGCACCACAGGCCAATAAAGTGATCGAGGCCACTGCTTTAGCCCAACAAGCGGCGCCCACTTTAGCCATTGATGGTGAATTACAGTTTGACGCGGCCTTCAGTAAGACGGTGGCGGCGGCGAAGGCTCCTGAATCTAGCGTGGCTGGTCACGCGAATGTCTTTGTCTTTCCTGATTTACAATCAGGGAACATTGGCTACAAAATTGCGCAACGTTTGGGTGGCTTTGAAGCGATCGGACCAATCTTACAAGGATTAGCAGCCCCAGTGGCTGATTTGTCACGGGGTGCCAACGAAGAAGATGTTTACAAGGTAGCCATCATCACCGCGGCCCAAGCTTTAGAAGCCTAA